GTACCCCATCAGTCTCCGCAGCTGCACCTacctcccttcttcccctcaGTCTCCCTGTCCTCTCGGCCCTCAGCGTCCACGCTTCTATCCATCCCttcagctcatccagttcaTCCCCGCGTCAAACACCTCAGTTTCTCTAGGCAGTTTCTCCTTGTTGTCCCCTGGCCTCTCTCATCCAGGCCCATCTTTTACTACTGCTCTCAATCTCCCGTCCAGCCTGCTGTCTCTTCACCGCAACCTCTCGGTCACATTACCAGACTGTCCAGCCCCTTGTCCTGCACCCCCATCAGGCTGTCTACTACCCCACTcaccttcccagcctcctctttgcccagcCATCACCTTATTCTTTCCCATTCTTCACTTTATAGATTTCATGTTTACCCACCAGGCTTTCTAGGACCCTTCTTTGGCACTAGATCTCTCTCCATGCTTGCTGCAAGAGTTGTCTCACTGCTACCTGTGGTTCCTCCTTTAGTCCTGCAGTCCAGGCCCTTTATTCCTCCCTCCACTAATTGTGGATGCTAATTTGGATCCCTCAAAACTTCTGATTGTTAGGCTAACAAAACATTCCCAGGTTCCTGGGTTTTCCCCCACGTTGCCTTCCCTTGACACCCTGGCATGTCTTTTCCTTATGTTGGTTTTGCACTAGTTTGCTTGCCTGGAGAAGATAATTCACAGAGTCTGTCTTAGATATTCAGATTTGGGGTTAATCCCATTTCTCCCTCTCATCCACTGACAGATTTGTATGAACCCTTGGAACAGCAGCATCGTCCCCACACTGTGAATAAGACTCGGAAGCAATTGCAGCGAGAAAAAGCCCTCCAGGAACAATGTCAGAAGCTGGGACTGCAGGGTGGAGCAGCCTCTGTTCCTCCTGAACAGCTTCTTTCTGTACCAAAACCCAAGCCGTGTCAtcctcagcagcctgtgccaccacCTCAACCTTCTTCAGTAGGAGATCAAAAGCAAAGTGACAGCCAAGGCCAGCAGAAGGGAGTGGCACCAGTAGATCCCTTTAATGGCAGTGACAATGCCCAGACCCACCCTGCAAAGGCAAACTCCaaagtggagaaaaagaaagtggAATTGTTAGTAAGTTGGTAAAATCAGGGCGTGGGTGTTGTTATTCTGGATTGATTCATTCTTGTGTTGTGAACTTTTTTGTATCTAATAGGAGGTTTTGAAAGATTGTATTTGCTTCCTGtggtgaaatttttttttttttttttaatccctagCTAGTTTAAACCAGATTCAGGACCAAATTCCATAGGGTAGTCTATGCAGGTATGCACTCTGCTGTCTTCAGGTAATTTCCTGTGGCATCAGAACTCTACATCATAAAGCACCCAAGATGTAGGACAGTCTTTATGGTTTATGAAGACTTAATCTCACCGTCGTGCTGCATAGACAATCcagcagccacaacaaagcCTTTTAGGGAGTAGATATGCTGTAATTTGTGTATCTTTATGTTCTCTTTTACAAGATTGCTCCAGACTTTTTAATACCAGAAGTGTTGGTAAGGAGGCAAGATTTCAGGTTTAAGCAGTTCTCTGGCTTTTGTGATTCAAGATGAGACCAATTCCAAGGCTCTCACCCTCTGTTTCAGCTCACAGTGGGGTTCCTGTCTCCATCTGAAGCACCAAACTGATACATGTGAGTGAGACAGGAAAATGTACTGAACATCACTCTCTGGGAGTCTGATTCAATGTGTAGTCACTTGGTTTGTCATCCACAATTCAGATTGTAGCCTATAAGAGGAAGCTGTTGTCAATGCTAGAGAGGGCAGGCATTTCCAATATGAGAAATGACGTTTTTTTACCTCTTCACATTTGTTTTGCTGTCTGTATCTGAAcgctaattttctttttttttcagcaggcaAAGCAAACTGTGAGGGCCAAAAGGATGAGTTCTTTGGCTAGGGCATACAGTTTCTTTTTCAAACACTTTAAcagtgctgctccagcctggagtCTACACTTTTCTGCCCAATATAATCAACAAACACTGGCTAGCCACCAAAGTTCCATGCATCATTTGTATTCCCCCCAAAACAGggatcagcagcagctttcccagtGTGGTGTGCCAAGCCCATAGGATCTCAGAGGGGACTGAAGGTGCTTCCTGCTGGAGAGGCAGGACTGTGGCAGTCAGCAGCACCTGGCTTCTCTTAAATTCAAAACTCAAAAGGATCCATGAGGTTCCGTTTTGGTGAGATGTGCCTTgcgaggctgcagctgctggatgtgCTGCCTGCCGTTTAccggcccagctctgcagatctTTGTTCCTTCACCAGAATAGCAGCACTTTGAAGAGTAGTACCAAATTCCTTGTGTGGGCCCAGCTCACCAGTAGTGCTGGATgttcagcttcttcctggtGGTGAAAAATACAGACACTGTTTGACTGGGGAGAAGACAACTGAAGCTTTGCAGAGTTTTTAACTCTGTGGGAAGTGAATGACATTTAGCTGCAATAACCTCCCCCACCCTGAATCTGCTGAATTCATCTCAGCCTGTGGATTTGAATTTAAATCTGACTAAAAATACTTCTCTACGTGATGTTTTAGGAATGGGGCAACGAGGAGAAGCCTGAAGAGATAGTCTTGTGCAGAAATAGTTGTTAACATAGCCAAGTTACTTGGGTATTTTTAAGCTAAACTATTTTTAAGCTGAGACTTCTTGAGAGAGGATATGAAGAGCACAACAGagtggaaaagcagcaaagcagtttTTGTTTCTCCTTAGTCCTGCCCAGCTGTGTTGACACAGTTTGTCCCCTCTCACCTGAGAACTTGATTTCCATCCTCTGGGGCTGGTTGTATCTTTTAATAGATGCAGCCTAGTAAAAAGAATCCAAAGAACTGTTTCTCTGGTGGCAAAAGTGGATTCTTGTTCTTCCTTGTTGCTTATTTTCACTGTAACTTTCACCAGCCTTTCATTCATATcagttttaattatttaattacaTGTATTGTAAAGCAAACCTGTGAACTGATCTgttttatggggaaaaaaatgtccaAAAAAGAGGTTGTGTTGGCAGACTGAACAGATGGTGGCTTATAGCAGCCGGTAAGAAACTTGAAACTCCTTCTACCTAGTGGGGAAGCACatcatttaaatgaaaaattccACCCATATCTGAAAAAGTGTTGTATGTTCTTTCTGCCTGCAAAGCTGAATCAGCCAGCAGCCTACTTGCTTAGGAAGATTTCatctggaaatattttcttggtCTAAATGACTTCTTGCAGATGATTCTTCTTTCCTCAGAACTGAAACTTGTTTATTGTTCCTTTGGCATTTTTAGTTTGCTGCAGGAAATATGAAGGTGAATATTTGTTTCATTTGGGGgacagggagagaaaggaactTTCTATTAATTTTGATCTTCTGGTCATTGGGCAGGCAGGAAAAATCACGATGGGAAAtcctccagcaggagcagcggCTGATAGAAGAGAAGAATAAACGCAAGAAGGcactcctggccaaagccattGCTGAGAGGTaaggggctgtgctgcagcatggcCAAGGGAGGGATTGCTTTTTATCTTCAACCAGTTGCATATCCTCTGTTTAAATCCtactttttcctcccctctgtgCTCTGTATGTGCTGCTCTACAAGTAAGCAGCTGTGACTGACATTTCCCTTTGATGACAAGTGCTGGCTAAGAAGCTGTGCCGAAGCTTTTCACACTTtcaaagctgcagctctgtgcacagATGGAAAAGTTATTACACAGTTCAAGAATTAGCTTAAGTCCTTCTGCCTGTTAGTAAAGGCGTACTTGGAAATTGGGGTGCTCAGATGCCCATCCCTGTTCTCTTCCTAATTTGTTTTCACTGTATTTAAAGAGAATTTATTTGATTCCTAACCTATGAAGGGAaactatcatagaatggtagaatgccaggttggaagggacctcaaagatcacctagttcaacctttctaggtaacagTGTAGTTTAAATGAAATGGCCCAGCACCCTAACAGCTACAGCTGTTTCTGTTTGGGCTTTTGACTCTTTCACTTTTGTGAAAAGTGTTGAAAGAGAAGACAATCAGCTTTAAGAAGGTACCATTGTACCACTGGTGGATTAGGAGTTATAAATATGCACAGGTTTGCACAGTTGTTAGCTCTTGCTCTTCAGGTGACTCAGCTTTAAGGCATTCTACAGTGTTGTCCACTGAGCTAGTTTAAGACTAGAGGGAAggcaaggagagaaggaaggatatGAAATCATCTGGTAACACTGTATCAGGGAAGGAGGTGTGAAGCTTTCAGAGTCACTATGTCCTCCCAGTCACGGTGCGTCCTTCTGCCCATAAAATCTCTCGGGTAGCACAGGTGAACATAGCCACTACTGCACAGAATATTCTCTTTGAGGTTCTGcagattttgtttttgtttgccaAGCAGAGATAAAACACAGGTACATTTCTTCTGAGTCACTGTAGGACAGCAGATGTGTGTGTGATCACCAGGCTGGGTTCTTCCTTCTGGAAACAGAGCATGAGGAGAGAAGGGCTTGGAAGGTGACAGCTAGAGAGTTACATCTGGTATTCAAGGGGCTTCTTAAAGCTCCATTCAATACTGCAGGATGTCTGTTTCTTTCCACCTGCATCAGGAGGTCTGAAGAGAGATGGTGTTGCTGCCTGCATATCTAGTCTTGCTTTCAAGTACATGCTTTGGGGTGTAAAGCAGTGGCTGAAGAGCATGGATTTGCTGGCAGTGATGAAACCAGCAAAGTGACCTGGTATAAAAGCTTGTTGTTAGTTTGCTTAGGAGGGAAATCCATCAAAGCCTGCTGCCCTTAGCAACGTTTAGTTTTCAGAATTTAGGAACAAATAGGCCAAGTTGAAAAAAGGTTACATAAGGCTTGATTGAAATCCTTTGTGTTTGATGTAAAATTTTCCATTGACTTCATTGGGATCTGAGTAGGCCTTTGGGGAATAATTGTACAAAATGGAAATCAAGCTTAGACTAGGTGACTTTTTGGCCCCTACTAACTGTGTTTCTTTGAAAGGGGATATTTGCAGGGCTAAATacccttccccctctctctctctcccccccccccccccccaagccaTTTCCTGTTTCCTTACACTGAAAACTACTTAGATAGAGCAGCTTCTTGTGTGTTTCCACAGTGAAGAAACACAATCCATTTTAGGCACTTTGATTATAGTCATTACGTAATTTTGCTGTAGTCCTTTAATAACAGGCATTTTAGATCCCTGTggatattgaaaaaaaaaaaagatctaaaGTCTTAAACTATAAAGGAGAAACCTTCTGAATAGCTCTTAAAGAAGTTAGTTGCTCTGCAAATGAAACGGGACCCATTATGTCAAGAAGAGAAGCTTgaagagaaaaggggagaaaaaaacctaGGCATCTTCCTTTTGCAGATCCAAAAGAACTCAAGCTGAAACAGTGAAACTCAAAAGGATTCAGAAGGAGTTGCAAGCTCTGGATGACATGGTGTCTGCTGACATCGGCATCCTGCGGAACCGCATCGATCAGGCCAGCTTGGCCTACTCCTATGCCCGGTAAGTACCAGACAGGGAGCAGGGAACAGCCTTGCCTGAGTGCAGGGAGAAAACACAGGTCCCTGTCACCAGAGCAGTAATGGAGTTATGTCATTGTAATAATGTGTAGTTAAAGCAGTCACAGTCTGGGGGGCTTTCAAATCTTGAGGTAAAAGTGtgctttttatttcctaatTTTTCCCTTGGACTCTGAAAACTGCAGTAGGCTTTCTGACTGCAGGCTGTGCTTTCCAGCTTTGTGCCGTCACGAGACATACTTACTGCTTTAACTGTGCAGATGTCCATAAGCCCTTCTTTATTGTTTCAAGGTTGTTTATTTCTTCTCAGGGGGAaagaggggtttgggtttttttttaaatcctaaaGTGAAAGTCTTTTTCAGGGAAATTTGCTTGTTGATGACAGCTCTGGTCCTGTTGGAATCAATGGGACCAATTAAGCTTAAAACATAAAATGTTCCTGAAGTGCTTTTGGAACGGGCACCAAAAATTGAAGGAAAAAGCAAGCTTTCACCCTTCACAATGTGCCTTTAATCACTCTGGTTCTGATGAGTTCCTTAAATGCAAGAATTTAATCGGAACACCCTATTAGTTGTGGGTAAACCACAACATCAGTAGATAAACATCAGCATGTTTATGTAGCCATTTaataaaatggaaatgtttggtTGTGGCTTTGGTTCACGATTCAATGTGTTAAACGTGTATTTCTCCTTGTGGCTTCTGCTCTGCGTTGACCACAGGCCAATAAATGTGGTAATTAGTCTgaaaaaaaccagcagcagcagcagctaaaaaATAAGGATTTCTTTTGTGCAGTTATCATTTGGAATATCTGAGATTCACCATAGTTTCAGCAGCTGAGTGCCTGTGAATCCAGAATTTCATATcctcaagaggaaaaaacatttcagtgtATTTTAGGTTTAAGTCTGGTTTCTAAAACCATTAAATGCTCCCAGAAATTTGCTTCCTAAAATTTGGTAATGGTGTGTCTTGACATTCTTAATGGCAAAAGAACATGTAACACAAGCAGCTCTTACCTTTGGAAAGCAGTTTTTAATGAAGATAACAAAAGAGGATGCTGCTAGGCCGTTACAAAATACTTAATGACTTCTGTGACCTTTGTAAGTCTTTGTTTTTGTGAGGGAGTGATCTGGAAATGGAAGTTAGATACTTTCAGTGTTGTAGTTTTTTATGCACTAAGGGCCAAAGCTGATTTACTTCAAAGAGGTGCCTTTTTAAGCATATTTTTGATTCTTGCCTTGTTTAAAACAATTTCAGTAATTCAAAAGCTACAATAATAAATAGTCCTGAGCACATACATAGGTAGGGCCATTTGGCAGTTGCTGTAGAATGGAATTTTTGTCAATATGATATGAAGAATGTGTGTGACTTAATTGTGCAGAAACTTCCAGCACGGCAttagttttttttcatttcagataCCAGACAAGGGCAATCTTGACTTTTTGTGAAGGAAATGTAAACAGACATCTTCTGCCCACTGCAGACAAAGTTTTGTGATTATTATATAAAAGAATATATCTGGGAATGCTTTCCTGTGCCttacttccttctgcttccctaAGCAAAGGagctctcctttctttctgttgctttttttaACCAGATATTTGAATCTGCTTTATAAACCAGCTGGAATCTTTATTCAACCACCTCACTAATACTAGTTTTATGAGTGCTCTGTAAGGTATGTTACATAATCATTCTGCAAAAGCCTTTGCATGTTCCTTTCCTGAAGATCAAGATTGAATCTGTCTTCATATTAAATCAGAATTACTGTACAGATTCACTGAATGCAGTGGAAGATGCATCACTAACGTGGACACCAACCATTAAAGTGCTGGGTATCCCAGATGTGTTAACCTCAATAAATATTTGGAATATTTCCTTTCCATGTATTTGTCATGACAGGAAGTGCAAATTGGCAGGAGGTGTATGTCAGGGGGGTGCTTACAATAAAATTCTGCATCTGTTGCCACACCACAGTTGTGTTCCCTATTGATGTCATATGCTGTGTCAGTCTGTGCTGCTCATGGTTTTCTGAACGTAGCTCATAGCTATGGGTGGCCAGAAGAGAACACTTACAGAGCAGATCCAAGTGTAAATGTGTCTAGCACCGTTGTAGCCTTTGTATCtgttgggtgggtgggtggatggttggagtAGAAGAAACACAAACCTGGTTTGCAGTGTTTCAGCTCACTGGACAGGTGTGAATTCGAAGTGTGAAAACAGTGCAAGCTCTGATTCTACTGCATCCATTAAAACAGGCAATCAAAATGTTTGTTTGTGATTCAATCTGTAGATTTCAAATGAGCAAATGAACTCTTGGAATGCAGCAGCAATGGAGGCTAAGGCGTTAGGAGGGGAAGGTTTGATCAATTCACTCTTATTTGAGTCCCTTTCACTAATGTAGCAGCATTTCATGACTAGCTGGCATAGTGCATTGCAGGGCACGTTGCGTTTCAGGGATGCTTGTAGCCGTCTGTGTGTGAGGTTGTGAAATGCAGTGAGAATTAACCCACCAGGAATGCTGATGATTTTGCAGGAAGCGGTACGATAAGGCTGAGTCGGAGTACGTGGCAGCCAAGCTGGACCTCCAGCACAAGACAGAGATTAAGGAGCACCTGACAGAGCACCTGTGCACCATCATACAGCAGAACGAACTCCGCAAGGCCAGGAAGCTGGAGGAGTTaatgcagcagctggaagtgGAGGCAGACGAAGAAAATCTGGAACTTGAGATAGAGGTGGAGcggatgctgcagcagcaggaggcagaagcAGGAAGACAAGCCAGCCAGTCGCACAGTCACGCTGGGACAGCTAAGGAAAACCCCACTCCCAGTGTTGCAGCACGGGAGAGTGAGCATGCCAACCATGATGTCACTTCTGCTACGTCTGAACAGTTGGTTCAGTCTCAAAACTCTGGTACCAAATCCCTCTCCAGTGTGGACAGCCAAACTCAAGCGGTAAAAGTGACCCCAGGAAGCTCCCCAGCTTGTTTTGCTACATGACTACCATGCTCAGATAAGCCAGCTGCGTGCTGTATGTTATATCTGGCCTTCTGAAGTGCCTGTAATATGCAGTTAATAACTATCTTTTCCTTTAATGTTGTTTTTAAGtgttaaaagctttttttttttacaaggttCCCATTTGGAGTTCACCACCTGTCATCATCATTCTGGTTTAAATTCATTCAGCTCTTCACAGGGCTTTGTGCCTTCCTGAAACAGGATCTTTGAAAGTAGAGTTTTTACCAAAGGCTTTCATTATGTCAATATCACAGATACCTGGTCCAAGCAGTGATAGGTATCTACAGGAGAAAACATCACAACTTGGTCTGCTTCTGAACGTATTCTCTCCTCTAACAGCTGCAGTAGGATGTTTGCCTTCCTTTGTATCCATAAGGGATTTAGTTTTCAACGGGTTTTAATCTGTGAAACCCAATAACTTACTGTAATTGTCTTTGTAGttgattctttttcctctacCTGATCTAAAAGAAATTTGCATATTAAGGCAAATTTCAAAATCAGTTGTGATATTTCCTATTTCTCACTTTGCCTATTTCTTTCAGCTAATGCTAGATCACACAAAGCTGTATATTGATAATGTTACTATCTATGAAATCACAGCAGCCATGATTTAACAAAAATGCTGGGTTAGTTTAAAACACTGCAGAATGTATGATGCAAATGTAGAAACACACAAAAGAGTGTGTTACAATCAAAGTTGTTACAttacaaacatttctttctgtcttaGTTGCCTCAAACTTCCAATAGTTAGCCAGGGATATTGTAATGGATAATCCCCACACTATATATTGGAAGTGAGCTCATTTTTGTATCCTATTCAATGTATTTTCTGGCCTGAAGAGCAGGTTTGTACCCCACAAGAAGTTCAGCTCTGTTGCTGTGGCAAGGCTTTAAAAGCTATTCCAGGTGGAGGGAGCCTCAGGTATTAAAAGAGAACATAGGAAAACCTCCCATAGTCCGGCTGCAGCTGCGAACCGTGGGGACTGCGTTCACAGTTATGTGCTCTGTAACAAAGGAAGGCTGCTTCCATCGTGGAGAGGGTGTCTGCAGTACCTGACCTGGACCTGTCAGTCACAGTTTATGAATGAGTTACTGAATGACACCACCAAGTCTATAAATGGGATGCTGATTGTCCCTGTGGCTTTAATAGTGGAAAACCATGTCActacatttcatttttattctattAATAAATCAGTGCATCTTCTGCGCAGTGTGTTTACTTTCAGTTGCGATACCTGATACTGACACATGTATCCAAGGCTGTTTTTCCACGGGAGGTGATAAATGACAGAGTCAGATATGTCTTCTGGCAGCTTTCCACTGTGTGAAAGCAAAACCTCAAAAAAGGTTGTTCCAAAATACAGGCACGGATGAAGCAAAGACACAGCAGGATACAGCTTGGCAGGAATCTTTTCAACTAACCATGGCCCAAGGTAGCAGTGGAAAATCCTTACTGATGCCTCCCATAGacaggagaaagagggagaaatctGTTTCCTAGAGAAGATGCTCACAATTGGGACTGATTGAAGTTGGAGGACTACAAAGTGGCCTTGGAGATAGGTATGAAGTGTTGCTCTATTGTTGCCAGTATGCTGCATTCCTGGTCATTTTGCTGGAAGATCTGGCCTAAATGCTGAAGATGTGAAATGTATTGTGAGAACATGGTGGGTGACTTCCTTTGCTCTGTCTGCAGTTGCAGAACAGCTTGTTGCAACCTGATTATGgtttccagaactggataccaGTAAGTGCAATAATAATTCAATTGTACCATTCTTGTTTCCATTCTCTGCAGCTGTCCCCAGTTGCTCCTCAAGAGATTCTAAGTCCTTGTGCAGAGATCTGTTCCTCATTACAGTTGTATTCAGCTCATCAGGGGACATGCAGGAGAGCAtttgacagaagactggaattGTGATGGTATTTACAGGAAGCACATGTATACCATTTTGCATGTAATTTGTGGTTCTCTAGTAGGCTAAAATAGTCCTACTGATTGCACCTTGTTGTCACAGTCAAGGTTATCGTTTGAACtcctcaaaccaaacaaaaggcaaaaaaaattaagtccAAAGTTCTTTCTGACAACTCTTTAAGAATTCGAGTTTCCAGAAGGGAGTAAGTTTATATCCACAAATTACTTAAAATTACTTCAAAGGGGAGAAATTCTCATCTACAAACCTGATAGCActgatgctgcttctgcctgacAGGGAAAATGCTGTTGTTAGAATCAGCAGTTTGTGTTCTCTTACAAGTACCTCATGGAAGTTCTGGCCAGTTCTGTCTAACTTCTGAGCTTGCAAAGTGAAGTGAGCTGGCTGAAAGCCACATGAAAGAACCATGTGAAATACCAATGAGCAGCCTAGCATTGGTTCTCTCTCTAGACAGGGAGCTCAGGAGTTAACTTGTTTGATGTGAGTTATGAAGCCTTTCTGTGACGTGTGACATAAACCACTACCATGGTGTCAGTTCCACTTTGGAAGTTCACAAATGTTTTGATGGGTGCCAGTGTGCTGGTTTAGCATTCCCCCTATGCCGGAGCCAAGCAGTCCAGTCATAATTGTAACAACATGTGTGCTGGTCAGAAATGCCAGGAGATGATTTTGGTGCAACAAAAGACTTGgatttgtagggtttttttcttcttgttttcacttgaaggaaaaaaaaagttgaaattGAGGCTCTTCAGGCAAAAGCCATTTCTCCCTTCATAGTAGCTGGTGGGTCTTGCAGCACTGGGCTCTGCCATCACTGGAGTGTGTTGAAGGCAGGTGTGCTGACTGCGTGTTGTGTCTCTTCAGAGAACAGGAAAGATGACGAGTTCAGCATAGATCGGGAATGGGTGCTCAGGTTTTTAAGTCAGAGCCTTTTGCAAACAGAGGTAGAAGTCTGAATGTGAAGTGTGCTGGGGTGGAGCAGCCATGGCAGGGAAAGTAGAGCAACGTGTGATGCCTGAGAGTCACACTGCAGCGCTCATCACAGGGCACTTGGGTTCTCCTGTGGCAACATAGCCATTTCTGTGTCGGGCCACCATATCACCAGTATGGGGAGAAGTGGAAAACACTGGTGTATACCACTGTGAGAATGTTACAAAGCATAATGTAATTGCCCATGTTCCAGTTTGGCCAGGATGTTGGGACTAACAATCCCTTCTCTGTCAAGAAATGTTTAAGTGAGCACAGATGGTCATGGCTCAGCCCAAGGTTCCCATGGATGTCTAGTGCATGGTGTAAAACACTTGGACACTCCCCAATCTGATTGTGTATCCAGCCAGATGAAGTTGTGTTCTCAAGAGGTTTCAGCGTAAGGTAGTTGTCTGGGGAGAGACTGAAGTTCTCCATTAGCCGTTCTTCTTTCTCATACCTTCTGTGATGCAGTGGGGTCTTCCCTTTGAGCCTGCATCCCATCAAAGCcaaatgaggaaaaacttgTAAGAGTGAGAAGTAGTGACTGGCCTAGTGGTGGAGGTCCTGTGTTTCCTGACCAGCTGTATTAGAAACATGCTAGAAAGGAATCTTATGGGACATTATCCTATTTTGTGAAGTTCTGGAGTCaaagaaaggagcagagctctATCAAA
This genomic interval from Indicator indicator isolate 239-I01 chromosome 10, UM_Iind_1.1, whole genome shotgun sequence contains the following:
- the GORAB gene encoding RAB6-interacting golgin, whose amino-acid sequence is MADTWAGFSQEELRLLRCQRPDLYEPLEQQHRPHTVNKTRKQLQREKALQEQCQKLGLQGGAASVPPEQLLSVPKPKPCHPQQPVPPPQPSSVGDQKQSDSQGQQKGVAPVDPFNGSDNAQTHPAKANSKVEKKKVELQEKSRWEILQQEQRLIEEKNKRKKALLAKAIAERSKRTQAETVKLKRIQKELQALDDMVSADIGILRNRIDQASLAYSYARKRYDKAESEYVAAKLDLQHKTEIKEHLTEHLCTIIQQNELRKARKLEELMQQLEVEADEENLELEIEVERMLQQQEAEAGRQASQSHSHAGTAKENPTPSVAARESEHANHDVTSATSEQLVQSQNSGTKSLSSVDSQTQAVKVTPGSSPACFAT